A single window of Electrophorus electricus isolate fEleEle1 chromosome 16, fEleEle1.pri, whole genome shotgun sequence DNA harbors:
- the raph1b gene encoding ras-associated and pleckstrin homology domains-containing protein 1b isoform X2 — protein MEQVSDDELDHAAEEDSDKEDQDLDKMFGDWLGELDKLTQSLDDGRPGKVHKAPLREETNLANFSYRFSMYNINEAINQGEPVDLDALMADLCSIEQELSTIGKPSSGRPVDPKTRQRPGPGRSGSARQVGGGGGAGGGSSSGGSACSSTRASPASTVRGGQPRPLASNFSLDDITAQLEKASRSMDEAARQTSPSSSSCSSSSHSSAAPRSAMATAGPHHRRTGSAGTLGEAEARSVGHSSRSSINSASASSTDSLDMRGQEGEGHGAGMGHAHKSANLNQTSTEEEQAAKAKAEKIRVALEKIKEAQVKKLVIRVHMSDESSKTMMVDERQSVRQVLDSLLDKSHCGYSPDWALVETITELQMERIFEDHENLVENLLNWTRDSQNKLMFIERIEKYALFKNPQNYLLGRKETSEMADKNKDALLEECFCGGSVSVPEIEGVLWLKDDGKKSWKKRYFLLRASGIYFVPKGKAKASKDLVCFLQLDHVNVYYGQDYRSKYKAPTDYCLALKHPQIQKKSQYIKYLCCDDVRTLHQWVNGIRIAKYGKRLYLNYQEAMKRTEAAYDWSSLSSSSMKSGTSSASVPESQSNHSQTDGGVPDGTSSSHGRSQSVVSSIFSEAWKRGTQIEESTRSRPESTRSIHSTHSGHGGHNVHSVHSCPANPPYVAQQQPIHASAQTQTQSTSPGSSPPTPIQAPPQPSPAPSPPPPPPPPPPPPAIISHHSAPPVFAKYSTITRLKNSSQAAKPHPQAQQVLPTPPPQALKPHLNNVPPGAIVPPPPPPPPLAPLPAPGSAMAALKFGPMSPATVPHITPSSSPPPPAPIQPHPPPPPPSVPIQSQPPPPRPPPVPIQSQLHPSRPPPVLMQSQPFPPPPPSLVQSQPPPPRPPPVPMPSQHFPPPAPVQSQPPPPPPPPPPPPPVPMQSQPFPPPPPPVQSEPLPPPPPPLQTNGLPPPPPPQPAAPLLTSNGLKHVPSQKFPTLSRDMSPPDSQAQSPPPPPPPLPPPPPTPPAPPLPPEQPSVPAPPPPPPPPPGPTQQLGPPRALPKIFTGGFPPQTAPKPSGGILPVSPASPLPAVPPPPPPPPPPPLPTTVKCHPPPTLPKQHSISKSSPVSSPASATTSLVKQIASQFPGAAPPAVSHAENLKAPLSPPAVKAKPKWQPGGQVQQLQKSPEFPPPPPPETTLAFPPPPPPPPPSAHAPPPPGPTPPPPPPLPPTQLGSPMKKSPSGSYAGGKRPPPTPKRNSSIKSNSSAEYQESRRNLVSKFNPSAAASAPVSSSGSPSKDLPTGPPAPPKPGKLNLTSLPLALQNRVATADFPSPPPPENDIFPPPPFEMDLPPPPPLPSDLHAGTPKVAVVNPQPKPTWSKSSLKKTAPPTSLRQSNTTPDPPPSFPGGPAPPTSPKSSAQPNFLDDLNRTLRRKSLRSSGAKLDPVATMDDMALPPPPPELLLDEQRHSGSGFMSGNISGYATLRRGPPPTPPKRDQSTKLTN, from the exons atGGAGCAGGTTTCAGATGATGAGTTGGACCACGCAGCAGAGGAGGACAGTGATAAGGAGGATCAGGACCTAGACAAGATGTTCGGAGACTGGTTGGGAGAACTGGACAAACTCACACAG agttTGGATGACGGGCGTCCAGGGAAGGTACACAAAGCTCCTCTCAGAGAAGAGACCAACCTGGCCAACTTCTCCTACCGATTCTCCATGTACAACATCAACG AAGCCATAAACCAGGGCGAGCCGGTCGACCTGGACGCCCTCATGGCTGACCTCTGCTCCATTGAGCAGGAGCTTAGCACCATTGGCAAGCCTTCCTCCGGCCGCCCGGTGGACCCCAAAACCCGGCAGCGCCCCGGCCCAGGTCGCTCGGGCAGCGCCCGtcaggtggggggagggggcggggccgggggcgggAGCAGCAGTGGGGGCAGCGCCTGCAGCAGCACCCGGGCCTCCCCTGCTAGCACTGTCCGCGGAggtcagccccgccccctcgcTTCTAACTTCTCCTTGGATGACATCACTGCCCAGCTGGAGAAGGCGTCGCGGAGCATGGACGAGGCGGCGCGTCAGACCTcaccctcgtcctcctcctgctcctcctcctcgcaTTCATCGGCCGCGCCACGCAGCGCCATGGCGACGGCGGGCCCGCACCACCGGCGCACCGGCTCGGCGGGAACGCTCGGCGAAGCGGAGGCACGCTCGGTCGGACATTCATCGCGCTCCAGCATTAACTCCGCCTCTGCCTCCAGCACGGATTCGCTGGACATGAGGGGgcaagagggggaggggcatgggGCAGGGATGGGCCACGCCCACAAGAGTGCAAACCTGAATCAGACGAGCACAGag GAAGAGCAAGCTGCCAAAGCAAAGGCTGAGAAAATCCGTGTGGCTCTGGAGAAAATCAAAGAAGCCCAGGTCAAaaag CTGGTGATCCGCGTACACATGTCGGACGAGAGCTCAAAAACGATGATGGTGGACGAGAGGCAGAGTGTGAGGCAAGTGCTAGACAGCCTGCTGGACAAATCCCACTGTGGGTACAGCCCCGACTGGGCCCTGGTGGAGACCATCACCGAGCTGCAGATgg AACGTATATTTGAGGACCATGAGAACCTGGTCGAGAACCTGCTTAACTGGACCAGAGACAGTCAGAACAAGCTTATGTTCATCGAACGCATCGAGAAGTACGCGCTCTTCAAGAACCCGCAG AATTATCTCCTGGGGAGGAAGGAGACCTCGGAGATGGCAGACAAGAACAAGGATGCGCTCCTGGAg GAGTGTTTCTGTGGTGGCTCGGTGTCAGTGCCCGAGATCGAGGGTGTACTCTGGCTGAAGGATGATGGGAAAAAGTCATGGAAGAAGCGCTACTTCCTACTTCGAGCATCTGGCATCTATTTTGTGCCTAAGGGCAAGGCaaag GCATCCAAAGACTTGGTGTGCTTCTTGCAGTTGGACCATGTCAATGTTTATTATGGACAAGACTACCGGAGCAAATACAAGGCTCCTACCGATTACTGCCTTGCACTCAAG CACCCTCAGATTCAGAAGAAGTCCCAGTACATCAAGTATCTGTGCTGCGATGATGTCAGGACCCTTCATCAGTGGGTCAACGGGATACGCATCGCTAAG TATGGGAAACGGTTGTATCTGAACTATCAGGAGGCCATGAAGCGCACTGAGGCTGCCTACGACTGGTCATCTCTTTCCAGCTCCAGCATGAAGTCTGGCACCAGCTCAGCCAGCGTCCCTG AGTCACAGTCCAACCACTCACAGACAGACGGTGGCGTGCCGGACGGCACCTCTTCCTCCCATGGCCGCTCTCAGAGCGTGGTCAGCTCCATCTTCTCCGAAGCCTGGAAGAGAGGCACGCAGATAGAGGAAAGCACCAGG TCAAGACCAGAGTCGACGCGCTCGATCCATTCTACCCACAGTGGACATGGTGGACACAATGTACACAGCGTCCACTCCTGCCCTGCTAACCCTCCTTACGTGGCTCAGCAGCAGCCTATACACGCGTCTGCGCAGACGCAGACGCAGTCTACCTCCCCCGGAAGCAGTCCCCCCACACCTATCCAAGCTCCACCCCAGCCCTCTCCAGCTCCatcccctcctccaccaccacctccgcccccacctccccctgccATCATCTCCCACCATTCAGCTCCACCCGTATTTGCCAAATACAGCACTATTACCCGCCTGAAGAATTCCTCTCAGGCTGCCAAGCCACACCCCCAAGCCCAGCAGGTGCTTCCAACTCCACCCCCTCAGGCTTTGAAGCCCCACCTCAACAATGTTCCGCCAGGTGCAATTgtcccacctccaccaccacctcctccattAGCACCCCTGCCTGCTCCAGGTTCAGCCATGGCTGCCCTGAAATTTGGACCTATGAGCCCAGCCACAGTGCCTCACATTACCCCATcatcctcacctccacctccggCGCCCATCCAGCCCCAtcctccgcctcctcctccttctgtacCTATTCAGTCCCAACCTCCTCCACCTCGTCCTCCTCCTGTACCCATCCAGTCCCAGCTTCATCCATCTCGCCCTCCTCCGGTACTTATGCAGTCCCAACCTtttccacctccacctccatcccTTGTTCAGTCCCAACCTCCTCCGCCTCGTCCTCCTCCGGTACCCATGCCGTCCCAACATTTTCCACCTCCAGCCCCTGTTCAGTCccagcctcctccacctcctcctcctcctcctcctcctcctccagtacCCATGCAGTCCCAACCTtttccacctccacccccacctgtCCAGTCCGAacctctcccccctccaccacccccacTACAAACTAATGGCTtgcctccaccacctccaccccagccagctGCCCCTTTGCTAACTTCTAATGGCCTCAAGCATGTCCCGTCCCAGAAGTTTCCCACCTTATCGAGGGATATGTCGCCTCCAGACAGTCAAGCTCAgtctcctccaccccctcctcctcctctgcctcctccaccccccactccaCCGGCCCCTCCTCTCCCACCTGAACAGCCTTCGgtcccagcacctccaccacctccaccacctccaccaggcCCCACGCAGCAGCTTGGTCCACCCCGAGCCTTGCCCAAAATATTCACTGGAGGATTTCCACCCCAAACTGCACCAAAACCTTCAGGCGGCATCCTGCCAGTGTCCCCAGCTAGTCCCCTTCCCGCtgttcctcctccacctcctccaccacctccaccacctcttcCTACAACAGTGAAATGTCATCCACCTCCTACACTACCCAAGCAACACAGCATCTCAAAGTCTTCGCCAGTCTCCAGCCCAGCCTCTGCTACAACATCCTTGGTCAAGCAGATTGCCAGCCAGTTCCCTGGGGCAGCTCCTCCAGCAGTCAGCCATGCTGAGAACCTTAAAGCTCCCCTTTCACCACCTGCAGTGAAGGCTAAACCAAAATGGCAGCCTGGTGGACAAGTCCAGCAGCTACAGAAGTCACCCGagtttcctcctcctcctcctccggagACCACACTTGCcttcccacccccacccccacctccacctccatccgCACatgctccacctccaccaggcccaactccccctcctcctcctccacttccCCCTACCCAATTAGGTTCCCCCATGAAGAAGTCTCCCTCTGGATCCTATGCAGGGGGCAAGAGGCCCCCACCAACCCCGAAGCGTAATTCCAGCATCAAGTCCAACTCTTCGGCCGAGTACCAAGAGTCCCGACGCAACTTGGTGAGCAAGTTCAACCCCAGTGCAGCAGCTTCTGCTCCAGTGTCATCCTCTGGTTCACCTTCCAAGGACTTGCCCACTGGTCCACCTGCACCCCCCAAACCTGGCAAACTGAATCTGACCAGCCTACCACTCGCCTTGCAGAACAGAGTGGCCACTGCAGATTTTCCATCTCCTCCCCCTCCAGAGAATGACATTTTCCCACCTCCTCCATTTGAGATGGACCTCCCACCTCCACCGCCGCTTCCAAGTGATCTCCATGCAGGCACACCCAAAGTAGCTGTGGTGAACCCCCAGCCCAAGCCTACCTGGAGCAAGAGCTCCCTGAAGAAGACGGCGCCTCCAACATCACTCCGCCAGAGCAACACCACACCTGATCCACCGCCTTCCTTTCCGGGAGGGCCTGCTCCTCCAACCTCCCCAAAGAGCAGCGCTCAGCCAAATTTTCTGGACGACCTGAACCGGACTCTGAGACGCAAGTCCTTGCGCAGCTCTGGAGCCAAGTTGGACCCTGTGGCCACCATGGATGACATGGCCCTGCCTCCGCCTCCTCCAGAGCTGCTTCTTGATGAGCAGAGGCACAGCGGGAGTGGGTTCATGTCTGGCAACATCTCTGGCTATGCAACACTAAGGCGAGGACCACCTCCTACCCCACCCAAACGGGACCAAAGTACAAAACTGACAAACTGA
- the raph1b gene encoding ras-associated and pleckstrin homology domains-containing protein 1b isoform X1 produces MEQVSDDELDHAAEEDSDKEDQDLDKMFGDWLGELDKLTQSLDDGRPGKVHKAPLREETNLANFSYRFSMYNINEAINQGEPVDLDALMADLCSIEQELSTIGKPSSGRPVDPKTRQRPGPGRSGSARQVGGGGGAGGGSSSGGSACSSTRASPASTVRGGQPRPLASNFSLDDITAQLEKASRSMDEAARQTSPSSSSCSSSSHSSAAPRSAMATAGPHHRRTGSAGTLGEAEARSVGHSSRSSINSASASSTDSLDMRGQEGEGHGAGMGHAHKSANLNQTSTEHSYLDRETSLILKSIAGKPSHLLTKEEQAAKAKAEKIRVALEKIKEAQVKKLVIRVHMSDESSKTMMVDERQSVRQVLDSLLDKSHCGYSPDWALVETITELQMERIFEDHENLVENLLNWTRDSQNKLMFIERIEKYALFKNPQNYLLGRKETSEMADKNKDALLEECFCGGSVSVPEIEGVLWLKDDGKKSWKKRYFLLRASGIYFVPKGKAKASKDLVCFLQLDHVNVYYGQDYRSKYKAPTDYCLALKHPQIQKKSQYIKYLCCDDVRTLHQWVNGIRIAKYGKRLYLNYQEAMKRTEAAYDWSSLSSSSMKSGTSSASVPESQSNHSQTDGGVPDGTSSSHGRSQSVVSSIFSEAWKRGTQIEESTRSRPESTRSIHSTHSGHGGHNVHSVHSCPANPPYVAQQQPIHASAQTQTQSTSPGSSPPTPIQAPPQPSPAPSPPPPPPPPPPPPAIISHHSAPPVFAKYSTITRLKNSSQAAKPHPQAQQVLPTPPPQALKPHLNNVPPGAIVPPPPPPPPLAPLPAPGSAMAALKFGPMSPATVPHITPSSSPPPPAPIQPHPPPPPPSVPIQSQPPPPRPPPVPIQSQLHPSRPPPVLMQSQPFPPPPPSLVQSQPPPPRPPPVPMPSQHFPPPAPVQSQPPPPPPPPPPPPPVPMQSQPFPPPPPPVQSEPLPPPPPPLQTNGLPPPPPPQPAAPLLTSNGLKHVPSQKFPTLSRDMSPPDSQAQSPPPPPPPLPPPPPTPPAPPLPPEQPSVPAPPPPPPPPPGPTQQLGPPRALPKIFTGGFPPQTAPKPSGGILPVSPASPLPAVPPPPPPPPPPPLPTTVKCHPPPTLPKQHSISKSSPVSSPASATTSLVKQIASQFPGAAPPAVSHAENLKAPLSPPAVKAKPKWQPGGQVQQLQKSPEFPPPPPPETTLAFPPPPPPPPPSAHAPPPPGPTPPPPPPLPPTQLGSPMKKSPSGSYAGGKRPPPTPKRNSSIKSNSSAEYQESRRNLVSKFNPSAAASAPVSSSGSPSKDLPTGPPAPPKPGKLNLTSLPLALQNRVATADFPSPPPPENDIFPPPPFEMDLPPPPPLPSDLHAGTPKVAVVNPQPKPTWSKSSLKKTAPPTSLRQSNTTPDPPPSFPGGPAPPTSPKSSAQPNFLDDLNRTLRRKSLRSSGAKLDPVATMDDMALPPPPPELLLDEQRHSGSGFMSGNISGYATLRRGPPPTPPKRDQSTKLTN; encoded by the exons atGGAGCAGGTTTCAGATGATGAGTTGGACCACGCAGCAGAGGAGGACAGTGATAAGGAGGATCAGGACCTAGACAAGATGTTCGGAGACTGGTTGGGAGAACTGGACAAACTCACACAG agttTGGATGACGGGCGTCCAGGGAAGGTACACAAAGCTCCTCTCAGAGAAGAGACCAACCTGGCCAACTTCTCCTACCGATTCTCCATGTACAACATCAACG AAGCCATAAACCAGGGCGAGCCGGTCGACCTGGACGCCCTCATGGCTGACCTCTGCTCCATTGAGCAGGAGCTTAGCACCATTGGCAAGCCTTCCTCCGGCCGCCCGGTGGACCCCAAAACCCGGCAGCGCCCCGGCCCAGGTCGCTCGGGCAGCGCCCGtcaggtggggggagggggcggggccgggggcgggAGCAGCAGTGGGGGCAGCGCCTGCAGCAGCACCCGGGCCTCCCCTGCTAGCACTGTCCGCGGAggtcagccccgccccctcgcTTCTAACTTCTCCTTGGATGACATCACTGCCCAGCTGGAGAAGGCGTCGCGGAGCATGGACGAGGCGGCGCGTCAGACCTcaccctcgtcctcctcctgctcctcctcctcgcaTTCATCGGCCGCGCCACGCAGCGCCATGGCGACGGCGGGCCCGCACCACCGGCGCACCGGCTCGGCGGGAACGCTCGGCGAAGCGGAGGCACGCTCGGTCGGACATTCATCGCGCTCCAGCATTAACTCCGCCTCTGCCTCCAGCACGGATTCGCTGGACATGAGGGGgcaagagggggaggggcatgggGCAGGGATGGGCCACGCCCACAAGAGTGCAAACCTGAATCAGACGAGCACAGag CACTCCTACCTGGACAGGGAGACCTCCCTGATTCTCAAAAGCATTGCGGGGAAACCCTCTCACCTGCTGACCAAG GAAGAGCAAGCTGCCAAAGCAAAGGCTGAGAAAATCCGTGTGGCTCTGGAGAAAATCAAAGAAGCCCAGGTCAAaaag CTGGTGATCCGCGTACACATGTCGGACGAGAGCTCAAAAACGATGATGGTGGACGAGAGGCAGAGTGTGAGGCAAGTGCTAGACAGCCTGCTGGACAAATCCCACTGTGGGTACAGCCCCGACTGGGCCCTGGTGGAGACCATCACCGAGCTGCAGATgg AACGTATATTTGAGGACCATGAGAACCTGGTCGAGAACCTGCTTAACTGGACCAGAGACAGTCAGAACAAGCTTATGTTCATCGAACGCATCGAGAAGTACGCGCTCTTCAAGAACCCGCAG AATTATCTCCTGGGGAGGAAGGAGACCTCGGAGATGGCAGACAAGAACAAGGATGCGCTCCTGGAg GAGTGTTTCTGTGGTGGCTCGGTGTCAGTGCCCGAGATCGAGGGTGTACTCTGGCTGAAGGATGATGGGAAAAAGTCATGGAAGAAGCGCTACTTCCTACTTCGAGCATCTGGCATCTATTTTGTGCCTAAGGGCAAGGCaaag GCATCCAAAGACTTGGTGTGCTTCTTGCAGTTGGACCATGTCAATGTTTATTATGGACAAGACTACCGGAGCAAATACAAGGCTCCTACCGATTACTGCCTTGCACTCAAG CACCCTCAGATTCAGAAGAAGTCCCAGTACATCAAGTATCTGTGCTGCGATGATGTCAGGACCCTTCATCAGTGGGTCAACGGGATACGCATCGCTAAG TATGGGAAACGGTTGTATCTGAACTATCAGGAGGCCATGAAGCGCACTGAGGCTGCCTACGACTGGTCATCTCTTTCCAGCTCCAGCATGAAGTCTGGCACCAGCTCAGCCAGCGTCCCTG AGTCACAGTCCAACCACTCACAGACAGACGGTGGCGTGCCGGACGGCACCTCTTCCTCCCATGGCCGCTCTCAGAGCGTGGTCAGCTCCATCTTCTCCGAAGCCTGGAAGAGAGGCACGCAGATAGAGGAAAGCACCAGG TCAAGACCAGAGTCGACGCGCTCGATCCATTCTACCCACAGTGGACATGGTGGACACAATGTACACAGCGTCCACTCCTGCCCTGCTAACCCTCCTTACGTGGCTCAGCAGCAGCCTATACACGCGTCTGCGCAGACGCAGACGCAGTCTACCTCCCCCGGAAGCAGTCCCCCCACACCTATCCAAGCTCCACCCCAGCCCTCTCCAGCTCCatcccctcctccaccaccacctccgcccccacctccccctgccATCATCTCCCACCATTCAGCTCCACCCGTATTTGCCAAATACAGCACTATTACCCGCCTGAAGAATTCCTCTCAGGCTGCCAAGCCACACCCCCAAGCCCAGCAGGTGCTTCCAACTCCACCCCCTCAGGCTTTGAAGCCCCACCTCAACAATGTTCCGCCAGGTGCAATTgtcccacctccaccaccacctcctccattAGCACCCCTGCCTGCTCCAGGTTCAGCCATGGCTGCCCTGAAATTTGGACCTATGAGCCCAGCCACAGTGCCTCACATTACCCCATcatcctcacctccacctccggCGCCCATCCAGCCCCAtcctccgcctcctcctccttctgtacCTATTCAGTCCCAACCTCCTCCACCTCGTCCTCCTCCTGTACCCATCCAGTCCCAGCTTCATCCATCTCGCCCTCCTCCGGTACTTATGCAGTCCCAACCTtttccacctccacctccatcccTTGTTCAGTCCCAACCTCCTCCGCCTCGTCCTCCTCCGGTACCCATGCCGTCCCAACATTTTCCACCTCCAGCCCCTGTTCAGTCccagcctcctccacctcctcctcctcctcctcctcctcctccagtacCCATGCAGTCCCAACCTtttccacctccacccccacctgtCCAGTCCGAacctctcccccctccaccacccccacTACAAACTAATGGCTtgcctccaccacctccaccccagccagctGCCCCTTTGCTAACTTCTAATGGCCTCAAGCATGTCCCGTCCCAGAAGTTTCCCACCTTATCGAGGGATATGTCGCCTCCAGACAGTCAAGCTCAgtctcctccaccccctcctcctcctctgcctcctccaccccccactccaCCGGCCCCTCCTCTCCCACCTGAACAGCCTTCGgtcccagcacctccaccacctccaccacctccaccaggcCCCACGCAGCAGCTTGGTCCACCCCGAGCCTTGCCCAAAATATTCACTGGAGGATTTCCACCCCAAACTGCACCAAAACCTTCAGGCGGCATCCTGCCAGTGTCCCCAGCTAGTCCCCTTCCCGCtgttcctcctccacctcctccaccacctccaccacctcttcCTACAACAGTGAAATGTCATCCACCTCCTACACTACCCAAGCAACACAGCATCTCAAAGTCTTCGCCAGTCTCCAGCCCAGCCTCTGCTACAACATCCTTGGTCAAGCAGATTGCCAGCCAGTTCCCTGGGGCAGCTCCTCCAGCAGTCAGCCATGCTGAGAACCTTAAAGCTCCCCTTTCACCACCTGCAGTGAAGGCTAAACCAAAATGGCAGCCTGGTGGACAAGTCCAGCAGCTACAGAAGTCACCCGagtttcctcctcctcctcctccggagACCACACTTGCcttcccacccccacccccacctccacctccatccgCACatgctccacctccaccaggcccaactccccctcctcctcctccacttccCCCTACCCAATTAGGTTCCCCCATGAAGAAGTCTCCCTCTGGATCCTATGCAGGGGGCAAGAGGCCCCCACCAACCCCGAAGCGTAATTCCAGCATCAAGTCCAACTCTTCGGCCGAGTACCAAGAGTCCCGACGCAACTTGGTGAGCAAGTTCAACCCCAGTGCAGCAGCTTCTGCTCCAGTGTCATCCTCTGGTTCACCTTCCAAGGACTTGCCCACTGGTCCACCTGCACCCCCCAAACCTGGCAAACTGAATCTGACCAGCCTACCACTCGCCTTGCAGAACAGAGTGGCCACTGCAGATTTTCCATCTCCTCCCCCTCCAGAGAATGACATTTTCCCACCTCCTCCATTTGAGATGGACCTCCCACCTCCACCGCCGCTTCCAAGTGATCTCCATGCAGGCACACCCAAAGTAGCTGTGGTGAACCCCCAGCCCAAGCCTACCTGGAGCAAGAGCTCCCTGAAGAAGACGGCGCCTCCAACATCACTCCGCCAGAGCAACACCACACCTGATCCACCGCCTTCCTTTCCGGGAGGGCCTGCTCCTCCAACCTCCCCAAAGAGCAGCGCTCAGCCAAATTTTCTGGACGACCTGAACCGGACTCTGAGACGCAAGTCCTTGCGCAGCTCTGGAGCCAAGTTGGACCCTGTGGCCACCATGGATGACATGGCCCTGCCTCCGCCTCCTCCAGAGCTGCTTCTTGATGAGCAGAGGCACAGCGGGAGTGGGTTCATGTCTGGCAACATCTCTGGCTATGCAACACTAAGGCGAGGACCACCTCCTACCCCACCCAAACGGGACCAAAGTACAAAACTGACAAACTGA